Below is a genomic region from Sorghum bicolor cultivar BTx623 chromosome 9, Sorghum_bicolor_NCBIv3, whole genome shotgun sequence.
GTCAATTTCTACTCTAAATTTCTCCTCTGCAACCGAACAAGCTAGCGAGTCATCAACTTGCCATTGCTTAATGTATTCCTCTATCTCAGCAATCTCTTTGTCCTCTGTAGTAGGACTGGTGCTTATCTTGGATGTTTCTTCTGACTTAGCAATCTCTTTGTCTTCTGTAGTAGGACTGGTGCTTATCTTGGATGTTTCTTCTGACTTAGCAATATCTTTGTCTTCTGTAGCAGGACTGGTGCTTATCTTGGATGTTTCTTCTGACTTCTCTATATTCTCAATAATAGAAGCACTCATCTTTTTCTGCAAAGAACTTAGCATGCGCCTAAGCGAGTGGATCTCCTCATCTTTCGTTGCATTGGCACTCTTAAGTTCCTTCAGTTCTGACATTGCCTCAAGATGGTACTCTTGATTTCTCTTCTCAATTTCTGAAAGCTTTTGCTCTGTATCTTTGTAGCTCTGAAGTACAGATGCATAATCTTCTAATGGAATCTTACTCTCACCTTCGGATTCTTTTGGAAGTAGCTGTTTCTGGGCTACAAGGCCTTCTGAGGTTTCTTCATGTTTCTCAATTTCACTTGTAGTGCCATGCAAAGATTTGGATGGCTCGTTTTGCACAGACAGACTTGTTAGTCCTGAGTCATCTTCCAGAGAAGCATCGCCTTTGGAGCCTCGCAATGAATCCACGAAGTCACTGATTTCTTGCTCAGGAGCATGTAATGTTTCGACGAATTCAGTAAGTTCATGTGTGGCTTCAGTCATTTGTTTACAAATGTTCTCGGATCCATTTTGCACAGACTTCCAAATATGTTGTACTTCTTGCAGCATGTCTTCAACTTTCTTCAACCTGTCAGCCAAGTTACTAGAATCAACAACCAAAGCCACCTTGTCTTGCTCCAAAGCATGCAGGCGCTCATGAAGGCCATCTATCTCAGTCTTCATTCTATCAATCTGAGCATTCTGTGAAGTAGTAGCAAGTTCAAGGTTGATCACCTTTTCTACAAGTCGATCAACCTTATCCGCTAATTCTGCAACTGATAGCTCAGGGTAAGATTCAATTATTTCTTTGACTCTTTGACATATTTCCTGGAGGTCAAGCCTGCCCTCATTCAGAGCAGAATCATCAGCATCATCGAAAGGCAGTGCGTGGACCAGTTCCATTTCATGATGATCATGCCCATCCATTTGCGCGTGAGGCAGCCCACATTCATTCTTGAAGGTTTTCAGCTTTTCAATTGCCTCATTGGCTCGTCGGAGCTCCACCTTCGCCTCTTCAGTCGATCTGTTTTTCTGGTCCTGCAAGTTCACCAACGTATCCTCACACGACATAATGGCTTGCGCAGCCATCAATGCCCGAGCTTCATTGTCTTCAATGGCTACACCAGTGCTGAAAGCATCTTGCAAATTGCAGACCTCATCCTGCAACTCGGCCACCTGTTTCTCGATGTCTAGATACTTGCCTAGTGAGCTGTCGTACGAGGTCTTCAAGAACTCTTTCTCAGTCTGTAGTGCCAGGATTTGTTTCTGCAGCTTGTCTATCTCCTCCTGCGCCTTctccttggtcatgttggaggtGACCCTCCGCTGTGCTTGGGGCCCCCTCTTAGGGACCGGACTGGTGCCCCTGCTCGCGTTCTGCGAGCCCATGGACAAGCCTTCCAGCGCAGGGAATTTGAAATTGCTGAGATCAATCCCACCGATTGCCTTCGGTAACCCCTCACCATCCCCCTCTTGCATTGATAGCTGCACATGGTCTGGAAACACAGTGGCAATGGTGTGGTTGGCCTTGTGCAGCTCACTGGATATCCGGTCAAACCTGTCGGCAAGGGCCTGATAGGATCTGAACATCTCCTCCACGTGATTGATGAGCTCTGGCCGGCTTTTGAAGTAGAGCTCTGCTTTCTTGCCGAACGAATCGCCGTCGGCCCCAATGAGCTTGAGCATGGACTTTACCCTGTCCTCCATCTCTGCGcagcaaaagaaagaaaaagacacAATCACTGAGCAATGTGCAATACAAACTCGTCATACGACGGGGGATGACAGGTGAATTACCGCCGACGGTTGTTTCAAGCCACTTAGACTGGGTGGTGCGGATGTGCGACGCCCACCACCAGGAGTAGGCGTTGCTGGCCGCGCGCTGCAGCATAGCCGGCCCGGGTCACACCGCGGCGCGGCCGCCCGCTCCTCCCTCCTCTTCCTACTCCGCGTCGTAGGCCGCACCCTTGCCGCGACGCGGTGGACGGAGCCGAGACGTGGCGAGGGTGCGCCGAGCGGCGAAAATTGTGGGGACGTCGGGCCGAGCCGCGGGGGGCCCGGGGGAGAGGAGAGGGGGAGGTAGGGTCGGTGGCGGGGAGCGGCATGGCAAAATAGGGAGGGGGCGGTGGTAGTTCCTTTCGTGCGGTTGCCGCTGCCGGGCGAGCTGGTGGTGGTTCACGGGCGGGTGGCTGGGCGCGACGCCCGCGGCCGGCGGTGCGGATGGCCGGGCGCGAGAAGCGGGCGGCATGGGCTGGTTTGTGGGGGTTTCCGCGCGTGGCCCGGCGGGTGCGGTCGGCTGCGTTGCCGGACGACGCACGTGGCGCTGGACGCCGGCGCACGAGGCGGGCGGCACGGTGGTGGTGGACTGGCGGTGCTTCCTCGCCGCTGCGACTGCGGGGGGCTCAGCAGGTGGCCCGATGTGCCCAAGGGAGGGCGGCGCCGCTCGGTCCACTTCAGTACTTCACCCACTTTGTGTGAACTGCACAAAACGATTCAAATAATTCAAAAACACATGGATTTTACAGTTATCGTACAGGAATTTTATAAAATCAGTTTAATTCACATCaaatttaaatgaatttaatTTCATtcacagaaaaaaaaacataagaATAGCAGCTTAGCTAGCTTAACAAATACTCCCTCTAGCCATAAAACATGTCATTTAGAACAACATGTGGCCAAAAATTAGAAATTACAagcataaaaaaatattaaaatgttACGTTTGGAAACATGTTGTTATATGTGTATATTTGTATTCAAATGTACTTAAAAACTCTCACTaatttaaaggaattcaagaacatGTCCTAGAAGAAATTAGTGGCTAAATATACACGCTGAAGATCATGTAAAGCCAAATATGTCGATTTTTTTTTACCTAAGGTAGAATAATCTTTTTTTTATAAAGCCATGTTGCGCACTTTATTAATTTGTAAACACCAATATATCAAAAGCTAAGAATTCAAAATAAAGCTAGGAGTTTCATCAACCCATATAAAATCTTGTTTTGTATCAAAACCTCTCCTAGCTAGCTCATGCGCCACACTATTAGCTTCTCTATAGCAAATGTTCAATGCTAACATCACCAAAAACCTATCCAAAGCATCATGCACTCGTCGTagattattgttgttgatgttgcCAAAGCACCACCGTCTTTCATAGTGTCAACAATTTTGCAGGCACTCCTATGAAAAAACAATCTATAGGCACTTTGGTTGAACTACGAAGCTATTTGCTATCAATATGTTCCGCTAGTTATAGACGTGCCTTTAGTGCATATGCCTCCACCACTACTGCATCTACTACATGCACCCGAAAGTTGTGAGCTGCTGCAGTACAAGCTCCACTTGCATCCCTGGTTACCATTGCATCAAACCCTACATCCATGTTCACCATAAGTTCACCCTTTGATGATTTTTCTCATCACACTTTTAGGTTCAAATTATTTTCTCTCGACTTCATAAAATTGTTCACCATTGTTGTGATAGACATAACCAATCTCTTGGAATTTTGTATGCACAAATTTTCCTCTGTTTCCACTATATATACCATCCACCAAAAAGAATGAGCTTCGCAAAACTCATACCATTCGTCTTCGCTAAGGTGCCACcaattctcataacttattggATTACAACAGACCTCAATCTATCTACCCTCGAGATCTTATCCACCTTGCTCCCTATGCCTAAAGCTGTCCAATTGATCTAGCTCTCTGACATGTGAACAACATATGCTTTATATCCTCTATGTGACCAAACTTGACAACCACCCACACTCTCTCAcatgttttggtcaaacttatgaTTATTTgactctaaaaaaataataaattggaACCGGAGGGAGTACCATTCAAACACATCTGTTTGTAACTTACCAAGCGTTATAGTTTTTCGTATGGTCTTGATTGCATGGGCATTCTAATCTCACGTTTTTTTGTATTCCTATGTTTTGAGAATTATGTGTTCCAAATAAGGTTGATATGTTTTCAGTGGCAAAGGATGTGCCCATACTTGTAGTGATTTCACTAATCCTATGGTTTATTAGCTTAGCCTCTCAAAAATACATGTACGGATAAATAAGCTTGCCTACATATGTTCATAAAGAATGAATACATGTGCATGTGAGCGTTATTGTTTTTATTGTGTTGAAAGAAAAAGATACATAGTAGtacactttttttctttttatgtatTATTTACTGGGAAATATATAAGAGAACGACGTAAAATACTCGTAGTGTGCCACCTGTGGACTGTGGCGTATGCTTGCAAAAAATAAGGAGGTGTTTGGTTGGggatgttaaagtttaacaagtatcgtagcctttttcgttttaggccttgtttagttcaccccaaaacctattttttcaagattctccatcacattgaatcttacagtacatgcatggagtattaaatacagatgaaaaataactaattacacaatttatctgtaatttacgagacgaatcttttaagtttagttagtctatgattagacaataattgtcaaatacaaacaaaaatgctacagtagtcaaaccaaaaaacttttcaccaactaaacaaggtcttatttggcaattattatccaattatgggcattagccttaaaagattcatctctagctgtgtttttagtatcACAAATAGTATATGTCCAAAcatttaactaaacaaggcttaaaagattcataattttttaagtatatgtccaaacatttgatgttaaagtttaactctAAAACCAAACCGGGCCTGAATACAGGAAGTCTGCAAAAAATTATGACTCaggcctttgtttagttcaaatttttttttgagaaatcgactaactaggctcaaaagattcgtctcgttaatttcaaccaaactgtgcaattagtttttattttcgtctatatttaatactctatgcatgcgtttaaagattcgatgtgacggagaatctaaaaaattttgcattttgggaactaaacaaggccccagtaCAGACTACAGAAACGAAGCCCACGAAAGACGAAAACCGCGCATCCCAGCCCGGCGGGCGGCTGCTCACAATTTTCAAGCTTCGCGCCTCCCCCTACGAAATTTGAGACCCGCCCCGCCAAGTCACCGATCCGCTCCTCActccacgtcagcgatccgcgtcctcctcccccgcctcccCATCCCACCCGTCCATTCCCTCCGCATCGAACGGCAGCCACCGCTCCTCCTCCCACCGCTCGCCTCCTTTTAAACCCCTCCCCCTCCTTCCCCCCCATCCAAGCACCACCAATCTCGCCTCCACTCCTGCCTGCAATCTACTCCTCCGAGGAAATCCACCACCCACCCTAGCGGGAAGGAGCCATGTCTGGGCGCGGCAAGGGTGGCAAGGGGCTCGGCAAGGGCGGCGCGAAGCGCCACCGGAAGGTGCTGCGCGACAACATCCAGGGCATCACCAAGCCGGCGATCCGGCGGCTGGCGAGGAGGGGCGGCGTGAAGCGCATCTCGGGGCTCATCTACGAGGAGACCCGCGGCGTGCTCAAGATCTTCCTCGAGAACGTCATCCGCGACGCCGTCACCTACACCGAGCACGCCCGCCGCAAGACCGTCACCGCCATGGACGTCGTCTACGCGCTCAAGCGCCAGGGCCGCACCCTCTACGGCTTCGGCGGCTAGGCTGATGGCTTGGCTCCCCCTTCTGCAGCTGCGACGTTGTCTGGCCGTGCCCACAAGTCTTGCGGTCAAGAAAGTTTCAGGAACTCTTGGTAGTTCATCTCTGGCTGTAGTAGGTTTATCCGAATTGTAAGACTGTAGCAAGTTTATTTGAAACATGAAGCAGTAATGAAATTATGTGCATCTGATGTTGGAAATCAAGCGTGTTGTGCATCCTGTCACTCTTCAATGCAAATGAATGTAGTATTCTGGTAGTATTTTCTGTTCTACGAATCCTGTCGTCTTCTCTTTGCAGTTTTGATGACTCATGCCGGCAATTGAAACCGTCAGGTTTGTTTGATTGCAGATTTAGTGTGCCAGCTTTGACAAAGAAAAGCAGATGTACTTTACATGCTAGGAAGTTGGAATCCTAGCAAAACCAAGTTCTGGTTCTCTGCGTATCAGTatcacaaagtgttgggaaggtgctgAAATTGGGTAGGATGTCTGGAAGGTGTCAAACTGAATGAATCATCTGAATACAAATTCTTTTCCTTTTCATGTTATGttaatgaaaaaaaaactgCGTAGCATACAGGAACATCAGTGGTGATGAACTGGATCAAGCTAGATGTCTATTATCTCCATGACCTATTGAATAGTACATCATATAAAGAGTAAATTCCACcatcggtccctaaacttgtgctgtcgtgtcatcccggtccctaaactcacaaatcgattgtttaggttctcaaacttgttcatctgtgtcatctcggtccctaaacttgttcaattgtgtcatcccggtccctaaacttagaaatcatcCGTTTAGATCCTTAaagttgttcagttgtgtcatctcggtccctaagcttggttttgaatctcatctgggtcaaaacaaaTCGATCTAAcaactctatatcaaaaaataattcataactttttcatatgaactcaaatgaagataaattttataccaaagttatagtcctcagcacaatctacaactttgtagttgaaaagttttttatttgaagtcgtttagtgttacaaaatttaattttaaattttaaattttaaaatctataaacttataaaaaatattttgggaacctaaacgattttaatttaaaaacttttcaactgcaaagttgtagatcatattgctgcctacaattttgatataaagtttatcttcatttgagttcatatgaaaaaattatgaattatttttcaatttagagtttttagattcgtcCTGTTTTGACCTAGataagacttaaaaacaagtttagggaccgggatgacacaactgaacaagtttgatGACCTATATGGAagatttttaagtttagggaccaggatgacacaaccgaacaagtttaggtacctaaacggtCATTTTACGAGTTTaaggaccgagatgacacatccgaacaagtttagggaccgctgatggactttactctcatataaaacatcaacAGCTTAAAAATGAATCTGAAAATAGATGTGTAGCTTCTAAACTATGCACCAAAAATCTGCTCACGAAATAACGGAAGAGAACCACTATCCTTTAGACAGACAAAATTCAATATTCCAATACACTGACTACTATGTTCCTTTGAAATTTTCAATCGCATGCCACACGCATGCACATCCAAGGACACAGTAAGATATGTATATCAATTGAATATGCAATACAAGAAGTCTCAAAATTGCAAAGGCAGTGAACTTCAGAAAAAATATAATGCAAACACTCCAGCGACAAGGTACACTAGAGACAAAAACCCTATCATTTTACAGTAGTATTAATAACACAATAAAAATTCACTACTCCTGTCAAGGTATACATTTACACTGCTGCACAAGGGAAATATAGGACTACTCTGTAATAGAGTAAGTGCGGAAAGAtgattgaaatagaacaaacaTAGCAAATTCCTATATAGAAAGGTCTTGACAATATTGAGCACTTCTCGTCTGTTGGTTCTCCCTTTACTCTGTTTGCAGTATAGTGGACTTGAAAAGGTACACATGGCCGCAGTTCAGAATTCAGATTATCGTCACGGGGAGAAGAGAGCTCCAGAGTCATCTGATGAGGGCTGCAGTGCATTGATCTTAATAACATATTTCTTCCGAGGGGATGTGCTGCTGCCCTTGGAGCTCATGTCCAGGTCATCTGACCCATCGCACAAGGTGGGATCCTCATCTTCATAAGCATTACCAATATGACCACTGCACTTCCGGCAGAGCAACCGTGTTCTATTTCTGAAGAATCCCCATGAATGGCTTGAATGGAAGTACGGGGTGCAGCTCACCTCATCAGTTTGTGTAAAACGGCTCTCATCGATTGCAAAGAATGAGACAACGCCTTTCCTGATGTGCTTGCCATACTTGGATCCAATGTTCGCTGTGTTCCGTGCGGAGGAGCTCAAGTTTAATGCATAGCCACAGTATCCACAACTGACAGTAAGAAAGTAAAATGGTCACCAAATTGACCAACATGTTCTGGGAATTGAAACTACAATACCCACGCTTGTATGCCTAAATTATGCACTAACATTTGTTTGTCAGCACTAAGCATCAGGACCCAATTTTCATGAGCCCACATTAATTTCTACTCTTGTCACATTCAGTTACTTTGCCTGGTTCTAGTGCCTCAACAGGTCATAATACACTGCAATTACTTGGGCTCTAGTTCCTCTCGCAGCACATAGGTGATGATATCTTTTGAATAACGAACTGGGTAATGGATTCATTTAGTTAACTGGGAAAGCGTTTCTATGCTTAAAGAGTATAGTGGCCTGGGTATACCCAACCAAGAGACTTAAATATATCGTCGTTAGCTTCTTGGATTAAGAGATACAATATTGATAGTCACAAACTGTGGAAAAAACTTATTAATTTTAAGTATGATACGGATAAGCCAAATATCTTTTGTAGCACCACTGTTGGAGTGTCACAGTTTTTTAAAGGAGTAACGTGGGCTGCTTCAGCAGCTAAGATGGGGCCTAGGTGGAAAATTTGAAATGGGAGGAAAGTCAACTTTTGGCAAGATAATTGTTTAGGGTCCTCTAGTTTAGCCATCCAGTTTTGGGACCTGTATAGCTAAGACCAAGAGCAGTCCAAGACTGTTTTTGAGTTATGGAATGGTATTAATTTGAAATGCACTTCTAGGAGAGGTGTTGATGATAGGCTTATGAATCAGTGGCTTGAAGTAGTACAGATTGCTTCAACAATTACCTTCAGTGAAGATGAGGATGACTGTATGAGTTAATTTGACATTTCAACTCTAATGGTGTTTACTCCTCACAATCCCTCTATCGAGTAATTAATTTCAGGGGTATTATCCCAGTTCATGTGCCTGCTGTTTGGGGCTTAAAAGTACCTCCCAGGGCAcatttccttttgtggctccttTCTAAGAACAAAACTTTGACTAGAGATAATT
It encodes:
- the LOC8061790 gene encoding protein NETWORKED 2A; the encoded protein is MLQRAASNAYSWWWASHIRTTQSKWLETTVGEMEDRVKSMLKLIGADGDSFGKKAELYFKSRPELINHVEEMFRSYQALADRFDRISSELHKANHTIATVFPDHVQLSMQEGDGEGLPKAIGGIDLSNFKFPALEGLSMGSQNASRGTSPVPKRGPQAQRRVTSNMTKEKAQEEIDKLQKQILALQTEKEFLKTSYDSSLGKYLDIEKQVAELQDEVCNLQDAFSTGVAIEDNEARALMAAQAIMSCEDTLVNLQDQKNRSTEEAKVELRRANEAIEKLKTFKNECGLPHAQMDGHDHHEMELVHALPFDDADDSALNEGRLDLQEICQRVKEIIESYPELSVAELADKVDRLVEKVINLELATTSQNAQIDRMKTEIDGLHERLHALEQDKVALVVDSSNLADRLKKVEDMLQEVQHIWKSVQNGSENICKQMTEATHELTEFVETLHAPEQEISDFVDSLRGSKGDASLEDDSGLTSLSVQNEPSKSLHGTTSEIEKHEETSEGLVAQKQLLPKESEGESKIPLEDYASVLQSYKDTEQKLSEIEKRNQEYHLEAMSELKELKSANATKDEEIHSLRRMLSSLQKKMSASIIENIEKSEETSKISTSPATEDKDIAKSEETSKISTSPTTEDKEIAKSEETSKISTSPTTEDKEIAEIEEYIKQWQVDDSLACSVAEEKFRVEIDRVLGENLNFWLRFSTSYHQIRNFQISFDMLKTEMHRLTDEQEDGDTYRFAGSYQVAKLESAVLEKKFRDLNTDLQVWIEKNVLLKGEVENRFSSLCSIQEDISKITTLDKCDEVHFNPFQAAKFQGEVLNMKQENNKVAKELEAGLDHVRGLQVEVGRVLLKLRENLEVSIARSHRAQQNFRSLSTKAGVPLRTFLFGSKPKRPSLFSCMSPGVHKQHSGSRAGRR
- the LOC8061791 gene encoding histone H4, whose translation is MSGRGKGGKGLGKGGAKRHRKVLRDNIQGITKPAIRRLARRGGVKRISGLIYEETRGVLKIFLENVIRDAVTYTEHARRKTVTAMDVVYALKRQGRTLYGFGG
- the LOC8072560 gene encoding uncharacterized protein At4g08330, chloroplastic, with the protein product MARALDRYTSGKDVAYSCGYCGYALNLSSSARNTANIGSKYGKHIRKGVVSFFAIDESRFTQTDEVSCTPYFHSSHSWGFFRNRTRLLCRKCSGHIGNAYEDEDPTLCDGSDDLDMSSKGSSTSPRKKYVIKINALQPSSDDSGALFSP